The window GCGCATTACACATTACGAGCCTTACGTGTTAGACGAGCCGACAACATTCCTGAcaagcacatacacacgcgtgTACCCCACCAAAAACCTCCAGCTTATATGTCTGTCTCCGGGCGAGGATCCCCTACTTCTGCCTCGACGCGAGCCCTGCGCCGGGGTTGTTTGGCTGTTTCAGTAGAGCCCTCTTCATTCTCAGCCACACCAGCGGCCATGCCTCGACGGTGTGCCTTGAAGCGGCGGAGGTTGAGCTCATGCATGTCTTGTTTGCCCACGTGTAGCTGGCCTCGAAGGTTATTGAGGCCGTCCGCGTGCACGTTGCCTGCGGTCGACCGCAGCGTAGCGAGCGTCTCCCGGGGTATGCGGCAAGCAACCTTGAACTCCTGCGGCGTAGCAAAGGAGATGCGGCGGATCTCAAAATCGAAGTTAGGTCCGACGTCGAAAAGCTGAATATTTTTAAGGGTCTTTGGGGCCCCTGCGGTGGCCGAGGGCTTCTTGAGTGCGTAATGGCGCATGCAGAGGACCGCATTGCCCTTTTCACTAGGAGGCTTGTTTGTGTAGCAGTCCGTGGACGGCGCCACACACGCGTCCTCGCCGTTCTGCGagcgcagagaaaagaagaggacgCGATCACAGCCGTCCAGGTTAATCA is drawn from Leishmania braziliensis MHOM/BR/75/M2904 complete genome, chromosome 26 and contains these coding sequences:
- a CDS encoding brix domain containing-like protein; its protein translation is MSTVGDFKRRTAKSSTTRRALKQYEPKVVENPKRVLFLKGSSLTDVVSHAMVDLMAITKPYCKKLAKKNAFFPFEGRQHLEFLGFKNDCSLFCFGSSNKKRPNNITIGRQFNFHVLDMVELGIVAADRLDMSQTVGIDAGSAGGKPFFVFEGSEFASDPAFLRLKSLLIDYFRGGNETVINLDGCDRVLFFSLRSQNGEDACVAPSTDCYTNKPPSEKGNAVLCMRHYALKKPSATAGAPKTLKNIQLFDVGPNFDFEIRRISFATPQEFKVACRIPRETLATLRSTAGNVHADGLNNLRGQLHVGKQDMHELNLRRFKAHRRGMAAGVAENEEGSTETAKQPRRRARVEAEVGDPRPETDI